From a region of the Cucumis sativus cultivar 9930 chromosome 6, Cucumber_9930_V3, whole genome shotgun sequence genome:
- the LOC105435926 gene encoding uncharacterized protein LOC105435926, translating into MGATQKLSSFNCEIRIIEAKNIGFKSPKNLFVRYYLSTDPNKKIRLNTTQVSSISHFVWNQSFCLECLGSQESLQALQQATVVFELRRAKTRAVFGSSSQLLGRAEIPWSDVFESQNMEIERWVSMVCGNKNGCVYKQPKLKVGMRVRVPEEMEMVDKKIKRIRKWKDECGCCESSKVGDFCGDFELFALTAAMEFL; encoded by the coding sequence ATGGGCGCCACTCAAAAACTCTCTTCCTTCAACTGCGAAATCAGAATCATAGAAGCCAAAAACATAGGGTTCAAATCTCCAAAGAATCTCTTCGTAAGATACTATCTTTCTACAGAccccaacaaaaaaattcGTCTCAACACAACACAAGTCTCTTCCATCTCCCACTTCGTATGGAACCAATCTTTTTGTTTGGAGTGTTTGGGTTCACAAGAATCTCTCCAAGCCCTCCAACAAGCAACCGTCGTCTTCGAGCTCCGGAGGGCTAAAACCCGAGCTGTTTTCGGGTCATCCTCTCAACTTTTGGGTAGGGCTGAGATTCCTTGGAGTGATGTTTTTGAGTCCCAAAATATGGAAATTGAGAGATGGGTGTCAATGGTTTGTGGTAATAAAAATGGATGTGTTTACAAGCAACCGAAATTGAAGGTGGGGATGAGAGTGAGAGTTCcagaagaaatggagatggTGGACAAGAAGATAAAGAGAATTAGGAAGTGGAAGGATGAGTGTGGATGTTGTGAATCATCCAAAGTGGGTGATTTTTGTGGGGATTTTGAGCTCTTTGCCCTTACTGCTGCCATGGAATTCTTGTAG
- the LOC101211348 gene encoding probable xyloglucan galactosyltransferase GT17: MFPCLFSMFSKKQSTIHIIPLIEREKNSKNKKPIIKPYILYNSLLLLSFILWFLIIFLCFPKSTLKNSHNQTNNLVITCDGPPYVYVYDLPPEFNLGLLQDCRHLSVYTDMCPHVANRGLGRQVSTISTAANSWFATHQFIAEMIFHARMESHPCRTRNPNIADLFYIPFYGGLHASSKFREPNITERDALAVRLVDYIQSQPTWWKNNGRDHFLALGRTAWDFMRNNANGPDFGANSLLTLNAVQNMSVLTVERNPWTGSNQFGIPYASYFHPYTSGEIKTWQNKMRQSNRSHLFTFIGAPRKGLEKAAIRNDIIQQCDMSSKCKLVNCRGEQGKECYDPGQVLRIMSESEFCLQAPGDSFTRRSTFDSILAGCIPVFFSPHTAYTQYFWYLPEKARDYSVYIDEKGEERKRIEEVLLKIPREKVKKMREKIVKLIPKVTYKHPNSTDFQFKDAVDVALAALYKRVSSSVGVGGGDDMSL, translated from the coding sequence ATGTTTCCTTGTTTGTTCTCTATGTTTTCCAAGAAACAATCAACAATTCACATAATTCCAttaattgagagagagaaaaactcCAAAAATAAGAAACCCATTATCAAGCCTTACATCCTTTACaattcccttcttcttctttctttcattctctGGTTTCTCATTATCTTCCTGTGTTTTCCAAAGTCAACGCTAAAAAACTCCCACAACCAAACTAACAATTTGGTCATCACATGCGACGGACCTCCGTATGTCTACGTGTACGATCTGCCACCCGAGTTTAACCTCGGCCTTCTCCAAGACTGCCGCCACCTCAGCGTCTATACAGACATGTGTCCCCACGTGGCGAATCGCGGCCTCGGCCGCCAAGTCTCCACCATCTCCACCGCCGCTAATTCTTGGTTCGCCACCCATCAGTTCATAGCCGAGATGATCTTCCATGCACGTATGGAGAGTCACCCATGTCGCACACGCAATCCCAACATTGCTGATTTATTCTACATTCCCTTCTACGGTGGACTCCACGCGTCCAGCAAGTTCCGTGAGCCGAACATCACGGAGCGAGACGCGCTTGCCGTTCGATTAGTTGACTATATTCAATCACAACCCACGTGGTGGAAGAATAACGGACGTGATCATTTCCTCGCACTAGGAAGAACCGCTTGGGACTTCATGAGGAATAATGCAAATGGGCCGGACTTCGGGGCGAATTCTTTGCTGACTCTAAACGCGGTTCAAAACATGTCGGTGCTGACTGTGGAGCGAAACCCATGGACCGGGTCGAACCAATTCGGTATACCTTACGCCTCTTATTTCCACCCGTACACGTCGGGTGAGATTAAGACGTGGCAAAACAAAATGAGACAATCGAACAGGTCCCACTTGTTTACATTCATCGGGGCCCCACGTAAGGGGTTGGAGAAGGCTGCCATACGGAACGACATTATACAACAATGCGACATGTCGTCCAAATGCAAACTGGTGAATTGCCGAGGGGAGCAAGGGAAGGAATGTTACGATCCAGGGCAGGTTTTGAGAATAATGAGCGAATCCGAGTTTTGTCTGCAGGCGCCGGGGGACTCGTTCACACGGCGGTCGACGTTTGATTCCATACTGGCGGGGTGTATTCCGGTGTTCTTCTCGCCGCACACGGCGTATACGCAGTACTTTTGGTACTTGCCGGAGAAGGCAAGGGATTATTCTGTGTACATTGATGAAAAAGGggaagaaaggaagaggaTTGAGGAAGTGCTTTTGAAGATACCGAGAgagaaagtgaagaaaatgAGGGAGAAGATTGTGAAATTGATTCCGAAAGTGACGTATAAGCACCCCAATTCTACTGATTTTCAGTTCAAGGATGCCGTTGATGTTGCCCTTGCCGCACTATACAAGCGCGTTTCGTCTTCCGTTGGCGTGGGCGGTGGCGACGATATGTCTTTATAG
- the LOC101209622 gene encoding uncharacterized protein LOC101209622 isoform X3, with protein MEKVSTDCPYPGCFFCVMKEGNPSKRRASILKFFRELPSQDDDGQVLPISGLWNTAMAHPNDPEFIELGIFECMSALIWKGLKNRRWLSHDQNIYIPYYAAHIIGSYTMNMEEFAETAVHAAVIPPLVELLSGRLTWVEQRVAVRALGHLATYASTFPAVASHAEILELSIQLAMSSLEIVYTHFYQYVDRRLSYHCDLLTRGMGGVEMESRKAEEWASQLQCWSLQLINCFAFKPEFLPTICKPEFLVKLPGMWGGLVNENSPAGIGLLRTICHHKLGRGPVANCPSIIEALCNIARSSDDWQSMAIDCLMWLLQDPNTSHKVIDKAAPTLLDLAEISSLGDHRKLGESITNVLQECIQSQGAGRNSISNRTKEQIEELLKSRQRLKWEKSMPKEDLRIKQAAALVIKLEGNSMFSSGNISAAASKYSEALALCPMRSKKERVVLYSNRAQCYLLLQQPIAAIGDATRALCLHNPVNRHAKSLWRRAQAYDMLGLAKESLLDAILFINECSQSNDPDLSLRQNKVPDYAERLVKKQMRAAWLFREAAIKHGNVQCEDGAGDVYGRETDDSEWETASESDIGNDGRDEMGEEEEDDEDCDWKDEDKYDKSSIKEM; from the exons ATGGAGAAAGTGTCTACAGACTGTCCTTATCCGGGATGTTTCTTTTGTGTCATGAAAGAAGGAAATCCTAGTAAGCGCAGAGCAAGTATCTTGAAGTTCTTTAGAGAACTTCCTTCTCAAGATGATGATGGTCAAGTTCTCCCCATTAGTGGGCTTTGGAACACAGCAATGGCACATCCTAATGATCCTGAATTTATTGAATTGGGGATATTTGAATGTATGTCTGCACTTATATGGAAGGGACTGAAAAATCGGCGTTGGCTTTCTCACGACCAAAACATTTATATTCCGTATTATGCTGCACATATCATTGGATCCTACACGATGAACATGGAGGAGTTTGCTGAAACTGCTGTGCATGCTGCGGTGATTCCACCACTAGTTGAACTTCTTAGCGGAAGATTAACTTGGGTTGAGCAGAGAGTAGCTGTTCGTGCCCTTGGTCATCTAGCTACTTATGCAAGTACTTTTCCTGCTGTGGCTAGTCATGCCGAGATACTCGAGCTCTCAATTCAACTGGCAATGAGTTCTCTTGAAATTGTTTATACTCACTTTTACCAGTATGTAGACAGAAGGCTTAGTTATCATTGTGATCTTCTTACTCGTGGAATGGGTGGGGTCGAAATGGAATCTAGAAAGGCAGAGGAATGGGCCAGTCAGTTACAGTGTTGGTCCTTACAACTTATCAACTGCTTTGCATTCAAACCTGAGTTTCTTCCGACTATATGCAAGCCCGAATTCTTAGTAAAGCTACCTGGCATGTGGGGTGGTCTCGTAAATGAAAACTCACCAGCTGGTATTGGTTTACTAAGAACAATCTGCCACCATAAACTTGGTAGGGGACCTGTTGCTAACTGTCCCAGTATTATTGAAGCATTGTGTAACATTGCCCGGTCTTCAGACGATTGGCAGTCTATGGCAATTGATTGTCTGATGTGGTTGCTTCAGGATCCAAATACAAGCCATAAG GTAATCGACAAAGCTGCACCAACACTTCTGGATCTAGCGGAGATATCATCTCTGGGTGATCACCGGAAACTGGGGGAATCCATAACTAATGTTCTTCAGGAATGTATCCAATCCCAAGGTGCCGGACGCAATTCTATCAGCAATCGTACAAAGGAACAGATCGAAGAACTATTAAAATCAAGGCAAAGACTCAAGTGGGAAAAGAGCATGCCAAAAGAGGATCTGCGAATCAAGCAGGCTGCAGCTCTTGTTATCAAGCTTGAAGGAAATTCCATGTTTTCATCAGGAAATATATCCGCAGCTGCATCCAAGTATTCAGAAGCACTAGCATTATGCCCCATGAGATCCAAAAAGGAAAGAGTCGTTCTGTACAGTAACCGTGCTCAATGCTATCTTCTGTTGCAGCAGCCCATAGCTGCCATTGGTGATGCTACACGTGCTCTCTGTCTTCACAATCCCGTAAACCGTCATGCTAAAAGTCTTTGGAGAAGAGCTCAGGCCTATGATATGCTTGGCTTGGCCAAAGAAAGTCTGTTGGATGCCATATTGTTCATAAACGAGTGCTCTCAGTCTAACGACCCAGATCTTTCATTAAGGCAAAACAAGGTTCCTGACTACGCTGAGCGACTCGTTAAGAAGCAGATGCGTGCTGCTTGGTTATTCAGGGAGGCAGCTATTAAACATGGAAATGTCCAATGTGAAGATGGTGCTGGTGATGTCTACGGTAGAGAGACTGATGATTCTGAATGGGAAACAGCCAGTGAAAGTGATATTGGCAACGATGGAAGGGACGAAatgggagaagaagaagaagacgatgaagaTTGCGATTGGAAGGATGAAGATAAATACGATAAATCTTCAATCAAAG AGATGTAG
- the LOC101209622 gene encoding uncharacterized protein LOC101209622 isoform X2 — translation MEKVSTDCPYPGCFFCVMKEGNPSKRRASILKFFRELPSQDDDGQVLPISGLWNTAMAHPNDPEFIELGIFECMSALIWKGLKNRRWLSHDQNIYIPYYAAHIIGSYTMNMEEFAETAVHAAVIPPLVELLSGRLTWVEQRVAVRALGHLATYASTFPAVASHAEILELSIQLAMSSLEIVYTHFYQYVDRRLSYHCDLLTRGMGGVEMESRKAEEWASQLQCWSLQLINCFAFKPEFLPTICKPEFLVKLPGMWGGLVNENSPAGIGLLRTICHHKLGRGPVANCPSIIEALCNIARSSDDWQSMAIDCLMWLLQDPNTSHKVIDKAAPTLLDLAEISSLGDHRKLGESITNVLQECIQSQGAGRNSISNRTKEQIEELLKSRQRLKWEKSMPKEDLRIKQAAALVIKLEGNSMFSSGNISAAASKYSEALALCPMRSKKERVVLYSNRAQCYLLLQQPIAAIGDATRALCLHNPVNRHAKSLWRRAQAYDMLGLAKESLLDAILFINECSQSNDPDLSLRQNKVPDYAERLVKKQMRAAWLFREAAIKHGNVQCEDGAGDVYGRETDDSEWETASESDIGNDGRDEMGEEEEDDEDCDWKDEDKYDKSSIKEILNGLF, via the exons ATGGAGAAAGTGTCTACAGACTGTCCTTATCCGGGATGTTTCTTTTGTGTCATGAAAGAAGGAAATCCTAGTAAGCGCAGAGCAAGTATCTTGAAGTTCTTTAGAGAACTTCCTTCTCAAGATGATGATGGTCAAGTTCTCCCCATTAGTGGGCTTTGGAACACAGCAATGGCACATCCTAATGATCCTGAATTTATTGAATTGGGGATATTTGAATGTATGTCTGCACTTATATGGAAGGGACTGAAAAATCGGCGTTGGCTTTCTCACGACCAAAACATTTATATTCCGTATTATGCTGCACATATCATTGGATCCTACACGATGAACATGGAGGAGTTTGCTGAAACTGCTGTGCATGCTGCGGTGATTCCACCACTAGTTGAACTTCTTAGCGGAAGATTAACTTGGGTTGAGCAGAGAGTAGCTGTTCGTGCCCTTGGTCATCTAGCTACTTATGCAAGTACTTTTCCTGCTGTGGCTAGTCATGCCGAGATACTCGAGCTCTCAATTCAACTGGCAATGAGTTCTCTTGAAATTGTTTATACTCACTTTTACCAGTATGTAGACAGAAGGCTTAGTTATCATTGTGATCTTCTTACTCGTGGAATGGGTGGGGTCGAAATGGAATCTAGAAAGGCAGAGGAATGGGCCAGTCAGTTACAGTGTTGGTCCTTACAACTTATCAACTGCTTTGCATTCAAACCTGAGTTTCTTCCGACTATATGCAAGCCCGAATTCTTAGTAAAGCTACCTGGCATGTGGGGTGGTCTCGTAAATGAAAACTCACCAGCTGGTATTGGTTTACTAAGAACAATCTGCCACCATAAACTTGGTAGGGGACCTGTTGCTAACTGTCCCAGTATTATTGAAGCATTGTGTAACATTGCCCGGTCTTCAGACGATTGGCAGTCTATGGCAATTGATTGTCTGATGTGGTTGCTTCAGGATCCAAATACAAGCCATAAG GTAATCGACAAAGCTGCACCAACACTTCTGGATCTAGCGGAGATATCATCTCTGGGTGATCACCGGAAACTGGGGGAATCCATAACTAATGTTCTTCAGGAATGTATCCAATCCCAAGGTGCCGGACGCAATTCTATCAGCAATCGTACAAAGGAACAGATCGAAGAACTATTAAAATCAAGGCAAAGACTCAAGTGGGAAAAGAGCATGCCAAAAGAGGATCTGCGAATCAAGCAGGCTGCAGCTCTTGTTATCAAGCTTGAAGGAAATTCCATGTTTTCATCAGGAAATATATCCGCAGCTGCATCCAAGTATTCAGAAGCACTAGCATTATGCCCCATGAGATCCAAAAAGGAAAGAGTCGTTCTGTACAGTAACCGTGCTCAATGCTATCTTCTGTTGCAGCAGCCCATAGCTGCCATTGGTGATGCTACACGTGCTCTCTGTCTTCACAATCCCGTAAACCGTCATGCTAAAAGTCTTTGGAGAAGAGCTCAGGCCTATGATATGCTTGGCTTGGCCAAAGAAAGTCTGTTGGATGCCATATTGTTCATAAACGAGTGCTCTCAGTCTAACGACCCAGATCTTTCATTAAGGCAAAACAAGGTTCCTGACTACGCTGAGCGACTCGTTAAGAAGCAGATGCGTGCTGCTTGGTTATTCAGGGAGGCAGCTATTAAACATGGAAATGTCCAATGTGAAGATGGTGCTGGTGATGTCTACGGTAGAGAGACTGATGATTCTGAATGGGAAACAGCCAGTGAAAGTGATATTGGCAACGATGGAAGGGACGAAatgggagaagaagaagaagacgatgaagaTTGCGATTGGAAGGATGAAGATAAATACGATAAATCTTCAATCAAAG aaattttgaatggATTGTTTTGA
- the LOC101209622 gene encoding uncharacterized protein LOC101209622 isoform X1, whose translation MEKVSTDCPYPGCFFCVMKEGNPSKRRASILKFFRELPSQDDDGQVLPISGLWNTAMAHPNDPEFIELGIFECMSALIWKGLKNRRWLSHDQNIYIPYYAAHIIGSYTMNMEEFAETAVHAAVIPPLVELLSGRLTWVEQRVAVRALGHLATYASTFPAVASHAEILELSIQLAMSSLEIVYTHFYQYVDRRLSYHCDLLTRGMGGVEMESRKAEEWASQLQCWSLQLINCFAFKPEFLPTICKPEFLVKLPGMWGGLVNENSPAGIGLLRTICHHKLGRGPVANCPSIIEALCNIARSSDDWQSMAIDCLMWLLQDPNTSHKVIDKAAPTLLDLAEISSLGDHRKLGESITNVLQECIQSQGAGRNSISNRTKEQIEELLKSRQRLKWEKSMPKEDLRIKQAAALVIKLEGNSMFSSGNISAAASKYSEALALCPMRSKKERVVLYSNRAQCYLLLQQPIAAIGDATRALCLHNPVNRHAKSLWRRAQAYDMLGLAKESLLDAILFINECSQSNDPDLSLRQNKVPDYAERLVKKQMRAAWLFREAAIKHGNVQCEDGAGDVYGRETDDSEWETASESDIGNDGRDEMGEEEEDDEDCDWKDEDKYDKSSIKGTCEQFIYSG comes from the exons ATGGAGAAAGTGTCTACAGACTGTCCTTATCCGGGATGTTTCTTTTGTGTCATGAAAGAAGGAAATCCTAGTAAGCGCAGAGCAAGTATCTTGAAGTTCTTTAGAGAACTTCCTTCTCAAGATGATGATGGTCAAGTTCTCCCCATTAGTGGGCTTTGGAACACAGCAATGGCACATCCTAATGATCCTGAATTTATTGAATTGGGGATATTTGAATGTATGTCTGCACTTATATGGAAGGGACTGAAAAATCGGCGTTGGCTTTCTCACGACCAAAACATTTATATTCCGTATTATGCTGCACATATCATTGGATCCTACACGATGAACATGGAGGAGTTTGCTGAAACTGCTGTGCATGCTGCGGTGATTCCACCACTAGTTGAACTTCTTAGCGGAAGATTAACTTGGGTTGAGCAGAGAGTAGCTGTTCGTGCCCTTGGTCATCTAGCTACTTATGCAAGTACTTTTCCTGCTGTGGCTAGTCATGCCGAGATACTCGAGCTCTCAATTCAACTGGCAATGAGTTCTCTTGAAATTGTTTATACTCACTTTTACCAGTATGTAGACAGAAGGCTTAGTTATCATTGTGATCTTCTTACTCGTGGAATGGGTGGGGTCGAAATGGAATCTAGAAAGGCAGAGGAATGGGCCAGTCAGTTACAGTGTTGGTCCTTACAACTTATCAACTGCTTTGCATTCAAACCTGAGTTTCTTCCGACTATATGCAAGCCCGAATTCTTAGTAAAGCTACCTGGCATGTGGGGTGGTCTCGTAAATGAAAACTCACCAGCTGGTATTGGTTTACTAAGAACAATCTGCCACCATAAACTTGGTAGGGGACCTGTTGCTAACTGTCCCAGTATTATTGAAGCATTGTGTAACATTGCCCGGTCTTCAGACGATTGGCAGTCTATGGCAATTGATTGTCTGATGTGGTTGCTTCAGGATCCAAATACAAGCCATAAG GTAATCGACAAAGCTGCACCAACACTTCTGGATCTAGCGGAGATATCATCTCTGGGTGATCACCGGAAACTGGGGGAATCCATAACTAATGTTCTTCAGGAATGTATCCAATCCCAAGGTGCCGGACGCAATTCTATCAGCAATCGTACAAAGGAACAGATCGAAGAACTATTAAAATCAAGGCAAAGACTCAAGTGGGAAAAGAGCATGCCAAAAGAGGATCTGCGAATCAAGCAGGCTGCAGCTCTTGTTATCAAGCTTGAAGGAAATTCCATGTTTTCATCAGGAAATATATCCGCAGCTGCATCCAAGTATTCAGAAGCACTAGCATTATGCCCCATGAGATCCAAAAAGGAAAGAGTCGTTCTGTACAGTAACCGTGCTCAATGCTATCTTCTGTTGCAGCAGCCCATAGCTGCCATTGGTGATGCTACACGTGCTCTCTGTCTTCACAATCCCGTAAACCGTCATGCTAAAAGTCTTTGGAGAAGAGCTCAGGCCTATGATATGCTTGGCTTGGCCAAAGAAAGTCTGTTGGATGCCATATTGTTCATAAACGAGTGCTCTCAGTCTAACGACCCAGATCTTTCATTAAGGCAAAACAAGGTTCCTGACTACGCTGAGCGACTCGTTAAGAAGCAGATGCGTGCTGCTTGGTTATTCAGGGAGGCAGCTATTAAACATGGAAATGTCCAATGTGAAGATGGTGCTGGTGATGTCTACGGTAGAGAGACTGATGATTCTGAATGGGAAACAGCCAGTGAAAGTGATATTGGCAACGATGGAAGGGACGAAatgggagaagaagaagaagacgatgaagaTTGCGATTGGAAGGATGAAGATAAATACGATAAATCTTCAATCAAAGGTACCTGTGAACAATTCATCTATTCTGGATAA
- the LOC101209867 gene encoding uncharacterized protein LOC101209867, translating to MARVGNFRATKVILLFLVLVLFASAFLLCVCAESESRNGEFLRRGRRILESVEEDEPKKKKSSDALPTKTQNNKLIKAPTQSSKNQTKLIKNNLSTKNKTMLGKTTNSTKLTSGGILKVGLKKLNSTAKLNSTSKSSNSTKTTPLSAKKSSDLLKSSTPKNKTTTPNSSKQSQTTHLDKTNKEQKSEKKPNEEKPKKQVQAKAKPSWVDDDEDEDLVSEFRDLTTKFQKTLIPDLARISTTSKAYITKANKQMTMGFKPIVGNKYASTIASLTSFAFILIPLILVSLLFNRIKAYFSLQKLLIFIQVYLAIYFGILCLSSVVTGLEPLKFFYSTSQSTYICLQVMQTLGYILYLLFLVMYLVLVFSTDCGLGSRMLGLAQTFVGYAVGLHYYVSVFHRMVLHQPPRTNWKIHGIYATCFLVICGLAGAERRKKSYLEEDGTEGKKS from the coding sequence ATGGCTCGAGTTGGGAATTTCAGAGCCACAAAGGTAATTCTGctctttcttgttttggttctttttGCTTCGGCTTTTCTCTTATGTGTGTGCGCCGAATCTGAATCTCGAAATGGAGAATTCTTgcgaagaggaagaagaatttTGGAGTCGGTGGAAGAGGATGAgccgaagaagaagaagtctAGTGATGCCTTACCCACCAAAACTCAGAACAACAAGCTCATTAAAGCTCCCACCCAATCCtcaaaaaaccaaaccaagcTTATTAAGAATAATTTGTCCACCAAGAATAAGACTATGCTTGGTAAGACTACCAATTCCACCAAACTGACATCCGGTGGCATCCTTAAGGTTGGGCTCAAAAAGCTCAATTCCACTGCTAAGCTCAATTCCACTTCAAAATCCTCCAATTCTACCAAAACCACTCCACTCTCTGCCAAGAAATCCTCAGATCTACTCAAATCAAGCACACCCAAGAACAAAACGACAACACCCAATTCCTCAAAACAATCCCAAACCACCCATCTcgacaaaacaaacaaagagcAGAAATCAGAGAAGAAGCCGAATGAGgaaaaacccaaaaaacaAGTACAGGCCAAAGCAAAACCCAGTTGGGTCGACGATGATGAAGACGAGGATTTAGTCTCGGAGTTCAGAGATCTAACCACGAAATTTCAGAAAACTTTGATCCCAGACCTGGCGAGAATCTCCACCACTTCCAAAGCATACATTACTAAAGCCAACAAACAAATGACAATGGGATTCAAACCCATCGTGGGTAACAAATACGCCTCCACAATCGCTTCTCTAACCTCCTTCGCATTCATTTTGATTCCGTTAATCTTGGTTAGTCTTTTATTCAATCGGATCAAAGCTTATTTCTCACTCCAAAAGTTACTGATATTCATCCAAGTCTACCTAGCAATCTACTTCGGCATCCTGTGCTTATCGTCGGTGGTGACTGGGCTGGAGCCCCTCAAATTTTTCTACTCCACGTCGCAATCAACCTACATTTGCTTGCAGGTAATGCAAACCCTTGGATACATCTTGTATCTGCTGTTTCTGGTGATGTACCTGGTGCTGGTGTTCTCCACCGATTGTGGGCTGGGCTCGAGAATGTTGGGCCTGGCCCAAACCTTCGTTGGGTACGCAGTGGGTTTGCATTACTACGTGTCGGTGTTCCATAGGATGGTCCTACACCAACCACCAAGAACGAACTGGAAAATACATGGGATTTACGCCACGTGTTTTCTTGTGATTTGTGGGTTGGCCGGGGCGGAGAGGAGGAAGAAATCTTATTTGGAAGAAGACGGAACAGAGGGGAAGAAGAGttga